The Corallococcus silvisoli genome contains a region encoding:
- a CDS encoding RimK family alpha-L-glutamate ligase — translation MRKVDLVYTRVRTEEKLLLEALRRRDCAVNMVADSGQVLSVDRQRVSDADTVLMRSMSFTRARYLATFLELKGARVLNSARTISLCGDKALTCAALAAKGVPMPWAFVAFDEDACLDAIETKGYPVVTKPVLGSWGRMVARLDSRSAAEGVLAMRFGTGGAQDHVALVQEYVDKPGYDLRVYVIGRAVGGLRRRSEHWVTNTARGAVPERYEVPVVHAKLAEAAAEAVGGDMVAVDLLETRGGDLYVNEINHCVEFARSIEATGVPLPDLIADYVVTGAGGGRG, via the coding sequence ATGCGCAAGGTCGACCTCGTCTATACGCGCGTGCGCACCGAGGAGAAGCTGCTCCTGGAGGCGCTGCGCAGGCGCGACTGCGCCGTCAACATGGTGGCGGATTCGGGGCAGGTGCTGTCGGTGGACCGACAGCGCGTCTCCGACGCCGACACCGTGCTGATGCGCAGCATGTCCTTCACGCGCGCGCGCTACCTGGCCACGTTCCTGGAGCTGAAGGGCGCGCGCGTGCTCAACAGCGCGCGGACCATCTCCCTGTGCGGGGACAAGGCCCTCACGTGCGCCGCGCTGGCCGCGAAGGGCGTGCCCATGCCGTGGGCGTTCGTGGCCTTCGACGAGGACGCGTGCCTGGACGCGATTGAGACGAAGGGCTACCCGGTGGTGACGAAGCCCGTGCTGGGGAGCTGGGGGCGGATGGTGGCCCGGCTGGACTCGCGCAGCGCGGCCGAGGGGGTGCTGGCCATGCGCTTCGGCACGGGCGGAGCCCAGGACCACGTGGCCCTGGTGCAGGAGTACGTGGACAAGCCGGGCTACGACCTGCGCGTGTACGTCATTGGCCGCGCGGTGGGAGGGCTGCGCCGGCGCTCCGAGCACTGGGTCACCAACACCGCGCGCGGCGCCGTCCCGGAGCGCTACGAGGTGCCCGTGGTGCACGCGAAGCTGGCGGAGGCCGCGGCGGAGGCGGTGGGCGGGGACATGGTGGCGGTGGACCTGCTGGAGACGCGCGGCGGCGACCTCTACGTCAACGAAATCAACCACTGCGTGGAGTTCGCGCGCAGCATCGAGGCGACGGGCGTGCCCCTGCCGGACCTCATCGCGGACTACGTCGTCACCGGAGCGGGGGGAGGCCGCGGATGA
- the lysW gene encoding lysine biosynthesis protein LysW: protein MQVQNPTTESVTPNQCPLCAQQVPGANRMVGEVLSCDGCSAELEVVGLNPLRLEEAPEVEEDWGE from the coding sequence ATGCAGGTCCAGAACCCGACGACGGAGTCCGTGACCCCGAACCAGTGCCCGCTGTGCGCGCAGCAGGTGCCGGGCGCAAACCGCATGGTGGGTGAGGTGCTCTCCTGTGACGGCTGTTCCGCGGAACTGGAGGTCGTGGGGCTCAACCCCCTGCGGCTGGAGGAAGCGCCAGAGGTCGAGGAAGACTGGGGGGAGTAG
- a CDS encoding transketolase family protein — protein sequence MSASLAPPLELDLDRMPEAWLEAHPELSSRLVFRHAAARFAQEDARIVFLEADLGGGGDPFEARHPQRYFNLGICEATMLDMACGLAHGGHTVIAHSFAAFGVLRACEQVRLNMAYARANVKLVCDYGGVAGAFFGPTHHAIEDLAVLRAMPNLTVVSPADGLETVHATRAMLAHDGPVYLRLGRNRVTRLDLPRPPFELGRAALLREGHDVGLLAHGEVGVSVALEAARLLEAREVSARVLNVHTLKPLDEEAVRETASRTRLLVTVEEHNVLGGLGSAVCESVCALELPRRVLRVGLQDRYDSRAGSHEALLKGHGLEGGQVAERILGVLPRTPVFAVGSETRRD from the coding sequence GTGAGCGCGTCGCTCGCCCCCCCGTTGGAGCTGGACCTGGACCGGATGCCGGAGGCGTGGCTGGAGGCCCACCCGGAGCTGTCCTCGCGGCTCGTCTTCCGGCACGCGGCGGCGCGGTTCGCGCAGGAGGACGCGCGCATCGTCTTCCTGGAGGCGGACCTGGGCGGCGGGGGCGACCCCTTCGAGGCGCGTCACCCCCAGCGCTACTTCAACCTGGGCATCTGCGAGGCCACCATGCTGGACATGGCGTGTGGCCTCGCGCACGGAGGGCACACCGTCATCGCGCACAGCTTCGCGGCGTTCGGCGTGCTGCGCGCGTGCGAACAGGTGCGGCTGAACATGGCCTACGCGCGCGCCAACGTGAAGCTGGTGTGCGACTACGGTGGCGTGGCGGGGGCGTTCTTCGGCCCCACGCACCACGCCATCGAGGACCTGGCGGTGCTGCGCGCGATGCCCAACCTCACGGTGGTGTCGCCCGCGGACGGGCTGGAGACGGTGCACGCCACCCGCGCGATGCTCGCGCACGACGGGCCGGTGTACCTGCGCCTGGGCCGCAACCGCGTCACCCGCCTGGACCTGCCGCGCCCGCCCTTCGAGCTGGGCCGCGCCGCGCTGCTGCGCGAGGGCCATGACGTGGGCCTGCTCGCGCATGGCGAGGTGGGCGTGTCCGTGGCGCTGGAGGCCGCGCGGCTGCTGGAGGCGCGAGAGGTGTCCGCGCGCGTGCTCAACGTGCACACCCTCAAGCCGCTGGACGAGGAGGCGGTGCGCGAGACGGCGTCGCGCACGCGGCTGCTCGTGACGGTGGAAGAGCACAACGTGCTGGGCGGGCTGGGCAGCGCGGTGTGCGAGTCGGTCTGCGCGCTGGAACTCCCGCGGCGCGTGCTGCGCGTGGGGTTGCAGGACCGGTACGACTCGCGAGCCGGGTCGCATGAAGCGTTGCTCAAGGGCCATGGGCTGGAGGGCGGGCAGGTGGCCGAGCGCATCCTGGGAGTGCTCCCAAGAACCCCGGTGTTCGCCGTGGGATCCGAAACGAGGAGGGACTGA
- a CDS encoding 1-deoxy-D-xylulose-5-phosphate synthase N-terminal domain-containing protein: MTFSANPTIPGPSRDARTPDEPTAASGPVAPARAGDGPTGGASDAGLALLPRRARRVRQTIVRLAATPSGCHLGGSLSMVEILVALLGRVMRVDPRAPRAPERDHLILSKGHAAAGLYAALAEFGFVDAETLVRDYNADGSIFTGHVNAAVPGVEFATGSLGHGLGLGVGLTLAHALRGEPNRTFVVCGDGEMGEGSNWEALQVASHRGLTALTLIVDRNGGQNDGPTEAILSQEALVRRLDAFGFQALEVDGHDLPALCAALEAPVVGGRPRALVARTRKGAGVPMLKGKGPHYAVFSPEHLRRALASMGEEGQ, encoded by the coding sequence ATGACTTTCTCGGCGAATCCCACCATCCCCGGGCCGTCGCGCGACGCGCGGACGCCTGATGAACCCACGGCCGCCAGCGGTCCGGTGGCGCCTGCCCGCGCGGGGGACGGCCCCACGGGGGGCGCGTCGGACGCGGGTCTGGCGCTGCTGCCCCGGCGGGCGCGGCGGGTCCGTCAGACCATCGTGCGGCTGGCGGCGACGCCGTCCGGCTGTCACCTGGGCGGTTCGCTGTCCATGGTGGAGATCCTGGTGGCGCTGCTGGGGCGGGTGATGCGCGTGGATCCCCGGGCGCCCCGGGCGCCCGAGCGCGACCACCTCATCCTGTCCAAGGGCCACGCGGCGGCGGGCCTCTACGCGGCGCTGGCGGAGTTCGGCTTCGTGGACGCGGAGACGCTGGTGCGCGACTACAACGCGGACGGCAGCATCTTCACCGGCCACGTGAACGCGGCGGTGCCGGGCGTGGAGTTCGCCACCGGCAGCCTGGGCCACGGGCTGGGGCTGGGCGTGGGGCTGACGCTGGCCCATGCGCTCCGCGGCGAGCCCAACCGCACCTTCGTGGTCTGCGGCGACGGGGAGATGGGCGAGGGCTCCAACTGGGAAGCGCTCCAGGTGGCGTCGCACCGCGGGCTCACCGCGCTGACGCTGATTGTCGACCGCAACGGGGGGCAGAACGACGGGCCCACCGAAGCCATCCTGTCGCAGGAGGCGCTGGTGCGGCGGCTGGACGCGTTCGGTTTCCAGGCGCTGGAGGTGGACGGGCACGACCTGCCGGCCCTCTGCGCGGCGCTGGAGGCGCCCGTGGTGGGCGGACGTCCGCGCGCCCTCGTGGCCCGGACGCGCAAGGGCGCGGGCGTGCCGATGCTCAAGGGCAAGGGGCCGCACTACGCGGTGTTCTCTCCGGAGCACCTGCGCCGCGCGCTCGCGTCGATGGGGGAGGAGGGCCAGTGA
- a CDS encoding AMP-binding protein, with the protein MGQRFHNAAALEKGLEYRRKGWWRDTTVVDDLRRCVQTHPDKTAIIAARYFSKDITRLTYAELARRMDRFALALRALGVGREDIVAVQLPNGWHFTVLALACARLGAVIAPIPPDYRRREVEFILGRTEASVYVGPTSWTGHSHRDMARDIAAVLPSLRHRVLLGGAADLQPGERDFDRHFVERAWEEEASLEGVAPAGADDVCNILYTSGTTGEPKGVVHSHNTNYGITRALCDTLSIDGTDVVALPSLLTASTGFTYSYLMPMLLGATAIYMDVGDPELTLKLFEEHGVTFTYGIPTYLMNLIATQKKRQRNTSSLRQLATGSIPVPPHLIAAVREVFGVRLHTLWGMTENGAVTITRHDDAPDWPSQSDGRAVAWMETRIVPALAEDGTPYPDGTGRLLVRGASQCLTYFKRDDVYRAAVDAEGWFDTGDLARDDGRGGIRIVGRLKDVIFRYGYKIPVVEVESALYSHPKVKEVAVVAHSDDSIGGERVCAVVVVREGEAPPTLNELRDHLKQQGMSNQYWPDRLELIDEMPKTATGKVRKYLLRERLKSA; encoded by the coding sequence ATGGGGCAGCGCTTCCATAACGCAGCGGCGTTGGAGAAGGGTCTGGAGTACCGGCGGAAGGGTTGGTGGCGTGACACCACGGTGGTGGACGACCTGCGCCGCTGTGTCCAGACGCACCCGGACAAGACCGCGATCATCGCCGCACGGTACTTTTCCAAGGACATCACGCGGCTGACGTACGCGGAGCTGGCGCGGCGGATGGACCGGTTCGCGCTGGCGCTGCGCGCGCTGGGCGTGGGGCGCGAGGACATCGTCGCGGTGCAGTTGCCCAACGGGTGGCACTTCACGGTATTGGCGTTGGCGTGCGCGCGGCTGGGGGCGGTCATCGCGCCCATCCCGCCGGACTACCGGCGGCGGGAGGTGGAGTTCATCCTGGGTCGCACGGAGGCCTCCGTGTACGTGGGGCCCACGTCATGGACAGGGCATTCGCACCGGGACATGGCGCGCGACATCGCGGCGGTGTTGCCGTCGTTGCGCCACCGGGTGCTCCTGGGCGGCGCCGCGGACCTCCAGCCGGGTGAGCGGGACTTCGACCGGCACTTCGTCGAGCGCGCGTGGGAGGAGGAGGCGTCGCTGGAGGGCGTGGCCCCGGCGGGCGCGGATGACGTGTGCAACATCCTCTACACGTCCGGCACGACGGGTGAACCCAAGGGCGTGGTGCATTCGCACAACACCAACTACGGCATCACGCGCGCGCTGTGCGACACGCTGTCCATCGACGGGACGGACGTGGTGGCGCTGCCGTCGCTGCTGACGGCGTCCACGGGCTTCACGTACTCGTACCTGATGCCCATGCTGCTGGGGGCCACGGCCATCTACATGGACGTGGGCGACCCGGAGCTGACGCTCAAGCTCTTCGAGGAGCACGGCGTCACCTTCACGTACGGCATCCCCACGTACCTGATGAACCTCATCGCGACGCAGAAGAAGCGGCAGCGGAACACCTCCTCGCTGCGGCAGCTGGCGACGGGCTCCATCCCGGTGCCACCCCACCTCATCGCGGCGGTGCGCGAGGTGTTCGGCGTGCGGCTGCACACGCTGTGGGGGATGACGGAGAATGGCGCCGTCACGATTACGCGGCACGACGACGCGCCGGACTGGCCCAGCCAGAGCGACGGGCGGGCGGTGGCGTGGATGGAGACGCGGATCGTCCCCGCGCTCGCGGAGGACGGGACGCCGTACCCGGACGGGACGGGGCGGCTGCTGGTGCGGGGCGCCAGCCAGTGCCTGACCTACTTCAAGCGCGACGACGTGTACCGGGCCGCGGTGGACGCGGAGGGCTGGTTCGACACGGGCGACCTGGCGCGCGACGACGGACGGGGCGGCATCCGCATCGTGGGCCGGCTGAAGGACGTCATCTTCCGGTACGGCTACAAGATCCCCGTGGTGGAGGTGGAGTCCGCGCTGTACTCGCATCCGAAGGTGAAGGAGGTGGCCGTCGTCGCGCACTCGGATGACTCGATTGGCGGCGAGCGGGTGTGCGCGGTGGTGGTGGTGCGGGAAGGAGAAGCCCCGCCCACGCTCAACGAGCTGCGCGACCACCTCAAGCAGCAGGGCATGTCCAACCAGTACTGGCCAGAC